The DNA segment ACAAATTAAAGCTTGCAATGTTTGCAATGTTTACAATGACATCAGACGCACATGTTGTTCtaatcggatgcaatgctgctCATAATGAGCTCCAGCGGTTGCCTTGTCAATCATTGCTCGTAAATGTAACAACACACAATCACCGGAGGGGAAGGGAACAAGGATTACCATACGTggtgaaacacacacacacacacacaggtgcaGGTGTGTCCTTggtggaacaaaaacaaatgcattGCAAATAAGCGCTGAGTGGCTCGCTCTACTCCGTTGTCATGGTAATATGGTGAGGGTCAAGGGTGCGGCGACATCTACATACGCACTCTTCCTACCCGTACATGGGCGGCTATTTTGTTGTAtcaaaggaaaaaagggcaagCAATAATGGGTGTCTGTCTCGTTTTCTATTTCCGGTACTCGTTTCGCAGATCAACTCCAAGTACAGCGAGGAGCTGGCCGCCGAATGTCTGGAATGGATCAAGGAGGTGACCGGCGAGCCGATCAACACGTCCGGCGATATGGACAACTTTTTCGAGGTGCTGAAGGACGGTACCGTGCTGTGCACGCTCGCGAACGCCATCGAAGCGGGCACGGTGAAGAAGGTCAACACGAGCAAGATGGCGTTCAAGTGCATGGAGAACATCTCCGCGTTCCTGGAGGCGGCGAAGAAGTTCGGCGTGCCGCCGCAGGAAACCTTCCAGAGCGTGGACCTGTGGGAGCGGCAGAATCTCAACTCGGTCGTCATCTGCGTCCAGTCGCTCGGGCGCAAGGCGGGCAAGTACGGCAAGCCCTCGATCGGCCCGAAGGAGGCGGACAAGAACGAGCGCCAGTTCAGCGACGAGCAGCTGCGGGCCGGCCAGACCGTCATCTCGCTGCAGTACGGCTCGAACAAGGGCGCCACCCAGAGCGGCATCAACTTTGGCAACACCAGACACATGTAAGGtgctagtgtgtgtgcgtcgtaACAACTCACAAGAACTCACAGGGGGGTTTAGTGGTACGTTAAATCGacccgaaaaagaaaaacccctCTTCTTTTGGTGCGCATACCGACCTAATCAAACGCGGGGGGTGAGCGGGAAAAGGTCCAAGACACAGGATGCCAACGAATTCCACAATCCACAATTCACATTCCAGAAAGCTGAAAGTGCATTTTGTTACAAAACGTAGgaacaaacacaaaagggATACAAGTTATAGCAATTACGTACctctttttttaacaaaagaaaagtaaaCGAAACGATAGCGCCTTAGCAAATGGAGAGACACTCTTTTTCCCTCCGCCTTAGTGTGTAGCTCGTGCAGTAGTGGTAGCACGGGGGATGGCACGGTGCCCGTAGCATTATTTACTAAACCGTGCTCTTCCGTGAGTCTAATATTATACACACGTTTACCTCTACTCAAAAAAAGGTATTTTCCAAGCTTCCGTATCGTAGCCAGAGTCGTTAACATTCCTCcaacaaacaatataaaaacgGATAAGGATattcaaacaaattcaaagGAAAACATAAAGATTAGGCATTGTTAAACACATTCCGTAGAGCTTGTtgaaaagaaagcgaaaaccCATATATGAACGTAGATCACGACATTTTCACAGTAGGAGAGGGCAAATTAGGTAGCTAGCGTTTAAGGCGCGCCCCACACCACTTGCTAGACGGACGGCTAGACAGGCCGGAAACCATTAGGCGCGCAAGTAATTATACACTGTTGTATCGCGGACACATCCCGCTGCTGTCTGCGACCCGCTCGGGAAGCAAAAAGGATGTGCCGTTTTCTGCCATGGTTGCTTAGTTTTTCCTTCTCGGTATGACCGAGGTTTTTGTTCATCATTTGACACATACACGACACGGGACGAATAAGAAGCGACTGTGCATCTCACTCTGTACTGTGGGTGCTTTTCATATGCACTTTAGCTCTTAAATCGTGCTGTTCAAAATTAAGCATAAATATGATTTGCGATGCGGCCCTGTTGAGCGAATGATTATAGGAATGTGCTTCCCGAAGCCAACGgcataaattgttttttttgagctcgcgttttttttcatccaGGGCTTTGAACCATTTATTTTTTGCGTTTCTCTTGTGTTTTAGTTTGTGAAATCATTTACCACGCACCGAAGGTCGTAAATTATTGAAAGTATACAATaatatatgttttgtttaaatgtaATTGTAAACGGATAAGTTATTGCCTAATAAACCAGAACtttaagaacaaaaaaaacaaagtgtttaaatgttttataaataatgcTGAAAGTACTTCGGTGGAGGAATTAAATTCTGCAGCACGTGCACGGACACGTGCAGATTCTCTCGCGTGGTGCGTGGCGCCCTCTGGTGGATTTTCCATGACACAAACCACTTGCGTTACTGTTGCGTTACTTGTGAGCTACGGATTGGCGTTACAATTGATCTACAGAATCCgaaaaaagtaaatatttCGTATTTTAAATACAGAATGATAATAAAACTATCTATGATTATCCTTCttaagtttgtttttattcttcacAAGCTTTACACAATTACAACGGCAACTTTATGTACATCGTAACGTATATTCTCGTCTTAATTAATCTCTACATGAGGGAATATAGAAAAGTTACAAATAAAGTACCATTTATAGATTTATCCATACACAAATAGTCATCTAAAAAAATGGTGAATGATTTGATAATAACAATTTCCTATTAATATCTCACACCGCAACCAGTTTTCCCTTCGCCATCGCGCCATCACTACTCTCGTCCGTTGAATCGTCATCCGTCTCGCTGGAAGAACTCAGATCTCCCACACCTAACCACAGGGCGCCTTTCTTCGCTGGTGCCTTCTTGGACTTCGTATCCGGCAGCTTCCTTTTGCGACTGTCTTTGGCCTGCGTGTCAGCAGCCGTGTTGGCTGTTGCAGCCACTTCAGCCGTCACTGCATCCTTCACCGCCTGTTCCATCTCTAGCACGATTGCCTTCTGCAATCCCTCCTCGATCGCTTCGTCGGCCGCCACAACCAGCTCACTCCGGGCGTGCTCGTACTCTTTATCATGAAACTCGTGCTTCGGCTTGGACAGCAGCTTCGCAATCTTTCGTTCCGCCTTGACCCGTTCATTGTCTTCCGCTTCCTGTTGCTTCTCCAGGTACGCTTTGAGCCGTTTCTCCTCGTTGATATCGCGCAGTCGGCGTCCACTCAGGTCCCGGCAAGCCTCTCGGTTGGTGGTTTTCTCGATCTGTGCACCGATGGCTCGCAGCATCGAACCGAAACCACCCTTTCCGCCCGGAAGTCGCTCGCAGACGCGCAGCGGAACTTCCGGAACGAGATTGCCATGATCGGCGGCTGATACACGGCGTCCGTTCTGGGTGCAGTAGTACTCCGATGGTAGCAGACCCTGTGAAATAGAGCACAACAAGATACCAAAGTGAATTTCATCATCACTGCAGCTCGAACTGCGCACACGGTTTACTTACCGTCCAACGCTCGATTGCGAGCGGTATGTTGCACTCGCCTTCACTTCTTACCGGCAACTGCAGCAACTCACCACCGTATGCAATGGaatacattttgttttattgtagaAAAACGAATTAAATCCCGATATTGTTGCGAACGCAGTCACTATTTGTAGagctttgttttgattccGCAGTTTCGTTTGGTGCAGGGTTCGTGGACACTTCACGAGTTGGACACTCCGTTGACAGTTGAACTGTCAAATGATTGCTGACATTCAGCAAACTTCGGCGGGAGTTCAAACATTTCAGCAAACCGTTGAATGTGGAACAAAACTCACATGCCTTCATAATGGAAAACACATCTTAATAttgataatttaaaatataaaaacacacaaaccaacgctgctgctgctgtttgttaaataggatttttatttattcctcATATACCTCAGGTTGATGTAAAGCATTTATTACAAGCGATTATATGGTTCCTATTGTTTCTCACCCCAATTTGCATTCGCTAGAATTTTTCTCCCGCGAAACTGTCACAATCGCTCGTTTCTATTACTTTTCACAGCTTTTGGAAATATACCTTGTTTCACGCGTTCATTTCTCCACCCTCGCCCCACCAAACTGCCATACAATAAGAACAATCTCTCCGTTTTAGTAGTTGGTTGTGTATTAATGCTGCTATATAGCGCAATTAGTTGATTCGATCGATTATTGATTTGAGATGTAATAAACGCGTTCATTAAGCAGTTTATCCAAATTcttcaaaaacttttgcataCGTGCGTTGAAGCTTTATTGTTGTCGTTCTTTTTGCTAAGttctctgtttttttcctccttttcagTTTATTGGTAACTTTTCACAGTTTTTGATTGTTGACCTACTAACTACTCCAGCATTCCAGCAAATGTTCCATGTTCCATCGATCTAAAAAAAAGAGGGTGAATAAAAACTTAAAAGTAAACtcataaaaacacaaacaaaggaGAACCAAATTCTGTTACTATTCTTCtgattttattgcaaaaaagaataagataaagagaaaaaaaaacattatcatTGGAAAACATACAGTTGAATAATTTAACtttactctctttctcgctctctctctctcttctctcgtTCTATTCTTTCctgctttcttttctctctctagcAGTTTTGACTTTTGTTTTGTCCTGTTCGTTTCTTCCTCTGGTCCTTGCCACTCTCATCCTGTTACTgacttttgtttgctgttaaaagaacgaaagaaacaattaCAACTCCTCCCTGCTTCGCTACACTCTACACCGAACACCGAACACCGGGGCAAGCCAAGGTTCCAAAAAGGCAAAGAAGTAactccttgtgtgtgtgtggtacatATAAATTAACACATTTATTTGTAGGATTAGTTTTAAACTAGACTGTACGCGCGtgtatctttctctctgtgagtgtgagtgtgtaccttttttcttttcttttttgtgtgtgtaagctGTTAGTTACTCGCTTCAATGGGGTTCTCCGCCATTTGTTCCTGCCCTGGTGGGAGGAACGCCGGCTTCACCCTtttcgcactctctctctttagtAAACGTGTGAATGTTTCAGTGTgtgctgtatgtgttttatgtgttttttgtgtggatgtTTACAAAGGACACTCCCATCCTCAGcacaatttgttttgttttatacatCATAATTTAACAGATTAGAATACTAGgattatctctctctttctttctcgcttctcttcctttctctctaCATTCACCACACATTCATGCTATTTATATTCCGGCTACCGGCTTTTCCAAGGCCTGCTTCGTATCCTTTTTTTGACCATTTCTTCTAACGTGCGCAATAGGGGTCCTATGCAGTAAGCAAGAACAAAGCTGCGTGTAATAGTATAACACTACCgccatgtgtttgtgtttgtattgcACCACTTCTGCTGCTCCAAATGGGATCCTCTCGcttgtattttctttttccaccGGCGATCACAAACGATCACGGGACACACGAGGTGTGAATTTGataggtttttgttttgttttgtgtcaaTCAGTTATTAATCAAATAGTCAATTAAACCGGTACCATTGATAGAAGATCGGCCCCGGCCCTACACTTCCTCTCTTGCGCGTTATCAAACACTGATGATTGGTTTCTTCCCTCTTTTATgcttgttgcatttttacaatcTGCAACGCTTCCGCTCGGTGAAGATGGTTTGCACACCCTTAGAGCTCACCCTATCGCACCAGGATAGGAGGGGATTGCAAACGTTCGCCGATGGCGCGCCACCGCTTGATTTGATTAGCTCTCGTTTGTTGCATTTCTTCTGCATTTGCTAAAAGCACATTTCATGTCCTCTATCCtctgtgtttatgtgtgtgttttaattcCCTTCCAAGAATGTCCAGCATGTCGTTACACGGTATccatttgcttcattttgaaTAAGTcttttaatgttgaatttttattagttttcttTACACGTTTTGATTTGCAAATTACTGACTAAACACTGCGCGATTCACGGTACACCAAAGCGGCATTCACATAATGTGCCGCACGAAAAACAAATGTGTAGTTAATAAGGGGGGATGATGTGTGTTCACAACAACTCACTTCTACCTTTCTTATCGCTCTCGTAACTGACTTATTCCTCGATTGAGTTATAACTGTAGCACTCGTTGATAAAATGAAACTAGACAAAAGGCTTACGATCGAACACGCTTAACTAAAGAAAGTAGAGAAGGGATATATTGGGGGGCTTGCCTAATCTACGCAGCTACAAACAATTGTAGAACTACGCTCGGCGTGTGCTTTTTACACCTTCCAACCCTactgatgatgttgatgatgatgatggtgtatCATAcgcaaataaattataatacaCAATTTATACGCCATTCAAGGTCATACACTTCGACGGAAATGTAagcagacacaaaaaaaaacaaacaaaaactgagaaaacagaaaagtTGTTGAACGttttaaaacataaactaCCAACATAGTCCTACGCCTTACTTGAAAGGTAGGATGTGTATCGCGATGCTTCAGAAAGTACATGACACGTGTACCAAACATTTCGAACGTGCGCAGCAGTAACAGCCGATGCGCACTGGCCATAGTAGCGGACAAAATTGGTTGCACATATTGGAATTATAataaatttacaatttttagATTGTAGCTTACGTATGGGAAGTAGCATTAAGGGTGGGGGGAAGCGTAtatctgtgtgtctgtttgcttGTTCGTATTCTTCTAAACTATACACAGTAAAATTATGTTTCCCCTCAAACAGAGTTCGACTTGCTGGTTACTACCTGGTACCTGGTGCGCAAGAGGAGGAAGTG comes from the Anopheles coluzzii chromosome 2, AcolN3, whole genome shotgun sequence genome and includes:
- the LOC120948127 gene encoding myophilin produces the protein MSTHRAPKSGFAAEAQRKINSKYSEELAAECLEWIKEVTGEPINTSGDMDNFFEVLKDGTVLCTLANAIEAGTVKKVNTSKMAFKCMENISAFLEAAKKFGVPPQETFQSVDLWERQNLNSVVICVQSLGRKAGKYGKPSIGPKEADKNERQFSDEQLRAGQTVISLQYGSNKGATQSGINFGNTRHM
- the LOC120951843 gene encoding replication stress response regulator SDE2, whose translation is MYSIAYGGELLQLPVRSEGECNIPLAIERWTGLLPSEYYCTQNGRRVSAADHGNLVPEVPLRVCERLPGGKGGFGSMLRAIGAQIEKTTNREACRDLSGRRLRDINEEKRLKAYLEKQQEAEDNERVKAERKIAKLLSKPKHEFHDKEYEHARSELVVAADEAIEEGLQKAIVLEMEQAVKDAVTAEVAATANTAADTQAKDSRKRKLPDTKSKKAPAKKGALWLGVGDLSSSSETDDDSTDESSDGAMAKGKLVAV